The Candidatus Poribacteria bacterium genomic sequence GCCGATGAGGCGAGTGAATTTCGTTCGGCAACGATTCATGCCAGATCCTATCCGTTCTGTTGAAATGTCAACAGAACCTAATGAAAGGAGATGTCAACAGAATCTGATGAAAGCAATGCAATTTTCAATACTCACATTTATCTTTGTGACACTCCTGTTTTTAGCAAACACCTTTGCTCAAGATTACACGCGATGGGGTTTACCCGAAGGTGCTAAAGCCCGTCTTGGCAAAGGACGAATATCTGGTAATATTGCGTATTCTCCCGATGGTGTTCGTCTTGCGGTTGCCACTGGTATTGGTATTTGGCTCTATGATACGGAAGCCTATCAAGAGGTTGTCCTGCTCACGGGGCATACAGAGTCGGTCAGTGGCGTTGCGTTCAGCCCAGATGGAAGAACACTTGCTAGTGGGAGTTATGACAAGACTATCCGGCTGTGGGATACCGTCACGGGTGAACACAAGGGAGCACTCACTGGACACGAGTGGGAAGTCAATAGCGTTGCGTTTAGCCCGGATGGAAACACGCTCGCCAGTGGAAGTGCGGACGGAACTATCCGCTTGTGGGAGGCCATGACAGGTGCACACAAGGAGACCTTCACTGGATATACGAGAGTGGTTAGGAGCATTGCGTTCAGTCCGGATGGCACCACACTAGCAAGTGGAAGTGCGGACGGTACGGTGCTCCTGTGGGAACTTAGTCCGACACCGGAATCACCGCTGCTCGGAGATGTCAACCGTGATGGCATGGTGGACATCTCGGATTTGGCGATTGTTGGTGCAAACTTCGGGTTGACAGGACAGAATGATGCCGATGTCAACGGGGATGGTGTCATCAATATTTTCGATCTTGTCACAGTTGCAGGTGTGCTAGGCAATGCGGCAGCTGCGCCCTCCGCGCATCCACAAGCACTTGCGAAGCTTACCACCGCTGAGGTCGCGGGTTGGCTCACCCAAGCGCAGCAAA encodes the following:
- a CDS encoding T9SS type A sorting domain-containing protein; translated protein: MRRVNFVRQRFMPDPIRSVEMSTEPNERRCQQNLMKAMQFSILTFIFVTLLFLANTFAQDYTRWGLPEGAKARLGKGRISGNIAYSPDGVRLAVATGIGIWLYDTEAYQEVVLLTGHTESVSGVAFSPDGRTLASGSYDKTIRLWDTVTGEHKGALTGHEWEVNSVAFSPDGNTLASGSADGTIRLWEAMTGAHKETFTGYTRVVRSIAFSPDGTTLASGSADGTVLLWELSPTPESPLLGDVNRDGMVDISDLAIVGANFGLTGQNDADVNGDGVINIFDLVTVAGVLGNAAAAPSAHPQALAKLTTAEVAGWLTQAQQMALRDPVYLRGIAVLEQLLAALTPKENSLLPNYPNPFNPETWLPYHLAHAADVQIIIYDTKGAMVRQLDLGHQPAGYYTDQAKAACWDGRNESGESVASGVYFYQLRAGDYSASRRMVIVR